In Tamandua tetradactyla isolate mTamTet1 chromosome 7, mTamTet1.pri, whole genome shotgun sequence, the following are encoded in one genomic region:
- the LOC143690063 gene encoding olfactory receptor 6C75-like encodes MKNDSLQTEFILLGLTDDPELQVAIFLFLFFTYMLSVTGNLIIIILTLLDSHLKTPMYFFLRNFSFLEISFTTVCIPRFLVSLVTNDKTISYMGCMTQLFFFIFLGVTEFYLLAAMSYDRYVAICKPLHYTTIMSNRVCYQLVISSWVTGFLIIFPPVIMGLKLEFCASNVIDHFICDSSPILQISCSDTHFLELMSFFLAVVTLMVTLMLVILSYGYIIKTILKFPSAQQRTKAFSTCSSHMIVVSISYGSCIFMYIKPSANDRVALSKGVAVLNTSVAPLLNPFIYTLRNQQVKQAFKEMVQKVLFASNK; translated from the coding sequence ATGAAGAATGATTCATTACAGACAGAATTCATTCTTTTGGGTCTGACAGATGATCCTGAGCTGCAGGttgcaattttcctttttctattttttacgtACATGTTGAGTGTTACAGGAAACTTAATCATCATCATTCTTACTCTGCTGGATTCCCACCTTAAGACACCAATGTATTTTTTCCTACGGAATTTCTCCTTTTTAGAAATCTCATTCACAACTGTTTGTATTCCAAGATTCCTGGTGAGTCTTGTGACAAATGACAAAACTATTTCCTATATGGGTTGCATGACTCagctatttttcttcatcttcttggGGGTAACTGAATTTTATCTTCTGGCTGCCatgtcctatgaccgctatgtggccatctgcaaacCCCTTCATTACACAACCATCATGAGCAACAGAGTTTGTTATCAACTTGTAATCAGTTCTTGGGTAACTGGATTCCTGATTATCTTTCCCCCAGTGATTATGGGACTCAAGTTGGAATTCTGTGCTTCCAATGTCATTGATCATTTTATTTGTGATTCTTCTCCCATCCTGCAGATCTCTTGTTCAGATACACATTTCCTAGaattaatgtcttttttcttGGCTGTAGTGACACTAATGGTCACACTGATGTTAGTGATACTTTCCTATGGTTACATCATCAAGACAATTCTCAAATTTCCTTCTGCTCAGCAAAGAACAAAAGCCTTTTCTACCTGCTCTTCCCACATGATTGTGGTTTCCATCTCTTATGGTAGTTGCATCTTCATGTACATAAAACCATCAGCAAATGATAGAGTGGCCTTAAGTAAAGGAGTAGCTGTGCTCAATACCTCAGTTGCCCCCTTGTTGAACCCCTTCATTTATACCCTAAGGAACCAACAAGTGAAACAAGCTTTCAAGGAGATGGTCcagaaagttttatttgcctctaacAAATGA